The stretch of DNA GCAGGGTCTCCACGTCACGGACGGCGGCGCCGATGAGCATTCCGGCGGTCCCATGCACCTTCGCCTGGGTCGCCAGCAGAGCCCCGACCAGCGCGACGGGTTCTTCTTCCGGCATGACCAACACCAGCACCTCGCCGGGCTTCACGGCGGCCATCGCGGCGTGGACCATTAAGTTGTCGCCCTGGGCGCACAGGACCGTCCGGGCAGGCCCGCAGACGCGGCTGCCGGGGATGATCTGGTGCAGCTCGGTATCGACGAGCCCCTGACGCCCGGACGCCTCGTACACGGTGGAGACGCCGAAGGGCAGAAAGTCTTTCGCGCTCACCATGAGGAGATCACCTGCAGCATGACACGCATGAAGGCCTCGGCCTGCTTGATCTCGCCCCGACCGCTGATGCGCCGGGCGTGGTTGGCACGGTGCCTGGCGCGCTCGGTGTAGTACGTCTTGAGGTAACCCTGTGCGCCCATCTCGCCCATCGCCGCCTCCTTCTGGGCGCCGTTGCCCGCGCCGGGTCCGCCCGCTGGGCCCCGCCAGGGGCCGCGCCGACTCCGTGTCCGCCAGTCCGGCTGCGCCCGCACCTCCTTGCGGTGTGGAGTTCCGGGACCGGTCCCACCCAGGTCTGCAAGATCGCCTCACGCCCCGCTGTGCGCCCCGCCCAGGGCCAGTTCCCTCAGCGCCCAGCGCAGGAGGTCGGGCGTCAGCGCGTGGGCCGTGCGCCCATTCACGCCACTCAGGGTCCTGGCCTCCAGCAGGGCATTGAGGATCGCCTCCTCGGTCGCCTCCGCCGCGGCGTGAAAGAGCAGGCTCAGCGTGTCGTTGCTGACCATGCGGACCTCCTGGCGTCCGTGGTGACCCCTGGCATAGTCGGCGACTGGCAGCCCCGCGTTTCCGGTGGCGAAACACACGAAAAAGTCCCCGCTGCTGTCGTCGCACCCTCCCCCGGTGCGCGCCAGACCTATGCCTGCCCGCCGGGCCAGCCGCTCGCACTGCCCCGGCAGCAACGGGGCGTCGGTGGCGAGGACGACCACGATGGAGCCGCTGCCGGGCGTGGGAGCACTCCAGGGGGTGGGCACCCGGTCCTCGGTCAGCACCCGCCCGACCGGCAGGCCCAGCACCCGCAACTCCGGGCGGCGGCCTTGGTTGGCCTGCACCAGAGCGCCCACGGTGTAGGTCTCGCCCCCCACGCTCACCGCGCGGCTGCTGGTGCCGGTGCCGCCCTTGAAGCCGTGGCAGATCATCCCGGTGCCGCCGCCCACGTTGCCCTCGGGGACGGGCCCGCCCACCGCCCCGTCGAGGGCGGCCCAGACATGCTCGGCGCGGACATGCGCTCCCCAGATGTCGTTGAGGGTGCCGTCGAAGGTCTCGCCCACCACCGGCATGCACCAGTAGAGGCCCGTGTCCGCGCGGCGACGGCCCTCCCAGGTGATCATGGCGTCGCGCACGGTGCCCAGGGCGTGGGTATTCGTCAGGGCGACCGGCGTGGTGAGGGTACCGTTCTCACGAAGCCACTCGGCGCCGCTCAGGTCGCCGTTGCCGTTGAAGCGCACCACGCCCGCGAAACAGGGTTGATCCCGGGTGAGCCCCGGGCGCGGCTGGACCACGGTCACCCCGGTGCACACGGGCCCACGGCCCACCTCCAGCGGCCCCTCGCCCTCGATCAGGGTGGTGTGACCCACCCGCACCCCCGGGACGTCGGTGATGGCGTTCAGAGGCCCCGGAGAGAGCGGGCCGAAGAGGACGAGAGGCAGACCGAGGTCGCGCAGGCGCATGGGGTCAGCTTAGGGGCAGCCCAGGAGCAATGATGCGCTCAAGGCGTGCCGGGGCCTCGGCGAGTGGGGGCGCGGGGCAACGGACCTGCGTCAAGACGGCGCCCAAGGGCCGCAGGGGAAGAGGGGTGAGGCATGAGGCGCGAGCGTTCA from Deinococcus aestuarii encodes:
- a CDS encoding P1 family peptidase — encoded protein: MRLRDLGLPLVLFGPLSPGPLNAITDVPGVRVGHTTLIEGEGPLEVGRGPVCTGVTVVQPRPGLTRDQPCFAGVVRFNGNGDLSGAEWLRENGTLTTPVALTNTHALGTVRDAMITWEGRRRADTGLYWCMPVVGETFDGTLNDIWGAHVRAEHVWAALDGAVGGPVPEGNVGGGTGMICHGFKGGTGTSSRAVSVGGETYTVGALVQANQGRRPELRVLGLPVGRVLTEDRVPTPWSAPTPGSGSIVVVLATDAPLLPGQCERLARRAGIGLARTGGGCDDSSGDFFVCFATGNAGLPVADYARGHHGRQEVRMVSNDTLSLLFHAAAEATEEAILNALLEARTLSGVNGRTAHALTPDLLRWALRELALGGAHSGA